In one window of Drosophila mauritiana strain mau12 chromosome X, ASM438214v1, whole genome shotgun sequence DNA:
- the LOC117147851 gene encoding atypical kinase COQ8B, mitochondrial — translation MSRSAQEAAALLRGLRILLEACGREHLAHGRHLWSNSSIRELIAENVAHTQQLVRNSSQNPTEELKKLQQSLQETGERGYVVAKGICSLLETKIKMSREESGISEPEQASSIRKSTPTAQNPASWDAANLDISSITLQEFEEILSRRNKDSSVSLRTPATKSSQTMPKQATPTTPGFITQDTEYVNNVLRFVAGAKVEEQQADAQPKQKSDQPAIEVPELSKVAKQRKVPSSRIGRMASFGGLFAGLGLGTLNELTKGALGLGGSTSMREALLSPANAERIVDTLCKVRGAALKIGQILSIQDSSVVSPQLAKAFERVRQAADYMPDWQVERVMNTQLGADWRQRLKSFEDKPFAAASIGQVHRATLSDGMDVAIKIQYPGVAQSIESDIDNLVGMLKVWDVFPQGFFIDNVVRVAKRELQWEVDYDREAEYTEKFREMISPYPEYYVPRVIRDLTTSSVLTTELVPGVPLDKCFDLSYEHRRHIAASVLKLCLRELFEIECMQTDPNWSNFLYDAPSRRLMLIDFGSTRFYRHDFIRNYRQVIMSAAQNNRQGVLEMSRQMGFLTGYETKQMEQAHVDAVMILGEIFRYDGDFDFGRQNTTERLAALVPTMVAHRLCPPPEEIYSIHRKLSGIFLLCARLNVRMNCVPFYKDIVLGKFKD, via the exons ATGTCGCGATCCGCACAAGAAGCTGCGGCGCTGCTGCGGGGACTGCGGATTTTGTTGGAGGCGTGTGGGCGCGAGCATCTCGCCCACGGTCGTCATCTTTGGAGCAATTCGAGCATTCGTGAGCTAATCGCCGAGAATGTGGCGCACACACAGCAGCTGGTAAGGAATTCCAGTCAAAATCCCACCGAGGAGCTGAAAAAGCTGCAGCAATCCCTACAAGAAACCGGCGAAAGGGGCTACGTGGTGGCCAAAGGTATTTGCTCGCTGCTGGAGACGAAAATCAAGATGTCCCGCGAGGAATCGGGCATTTCTGAGCCTGAACAAGCCTCCTCAATCCGTAAATCCACACCCACGGCACAAAATCCAGCGAGTTGGGACGCCGCCAACTTGGATATATCGTCCATAACGCTGCAGGAGTTCGAGGAGATACTCTCGCGCAGGAACAAAGATAGTAGTGTTAGCCTGCGCACCCCGGCAACCAAGAGCAGCCAGACCATGCCCAAACAAGCCACGCCAACCACTCCGGGTTTCATTACCCAGGACACGGAGTATGTGAACAATGTGCTGCGCTTTGTGGCGGGCGCCAAGGTGGAGGAGCAGCAAGCAGATGCGCAGCCGAAGCAGAAGTCCGACCAGCCGGCCATAGAAGTGCCCGAACTGAGCAAGGTGGCCAAGCAGCGCAAGGTTCCCTCCTCCCGCATAGGCAGAATGGCCTCCTTTGGCGGCCTGTTCGCCGGCCTGGGCCTGGGAACCCTCAACGAGCTGACCAAGGGTGCACTCGGCCTGGGCGGTTCGACCAGCATGCGCGAGGCGCTGCTCAGTCCCGCCAATGCCGAACGCATCGTGGACACGCTGTGCAAGGTGAGAGGAGCTGCCCTGAAGATCGGACAAATCCTGAGCATACAAGATTCCAGCGTCGTGTCGCCGCAACTGGCCAAGGCGTTCGAGCGGGTGCGTCAGGCGGCGGACTATATGCCCGATTGGCAGGTCGAACGGGTGATGAACACCCAATTGGGCGCCGATTGGCGACAGCGTCTCAAGAGTTTCGAGGACAAACCCTTTGCGGCTGCCTCCATTGGCCAGGTGCATCGGGCCACGCTGAGCGATGGCATGGATGTGGCCATTAAGATCCAATATCCCGGTGTCGCCCAGAGCATCGAGAGCGACATTGACAATCTGGTGGGCATGCTGAAGGTGTGGGATGTCTTTCCCCAGGGCTTCTTCATCGACAACGTGGTGCGCGTGGCCAAGCGCGAGTTGCAATGGGAGGTGGACTACGATCGCGAGGCGGAATACACGGAGAAGTTTCGCGAGATGATCTCACCCTATCCCGAGTACTATGTGCCGCGTGTGATCCGCGACCTGACCACGTCCAGCGTTCTGACCACCGAACTGGTGCCCGGCGTGCCGCTCGACAAATGTTTCGATCTGAG CTACGAGCATCGCCGCCACATAGCCGCATCCGTGCTGAAGCTCTGCCTGCGCGAGCTCTTCGAGATTGAGTGCATGCAGACGGATCCGAATTGGAGCAACTTCCTGTACGATGCGCCCAGTCGCCGGCTAATGCTGATCGACTTCGGTTCGACGCGCTTCTATCGGCACGACTTCATCCGCAACTATCGCCAGGTGATCATGAGCGCCGCCCAGAACAATCGTCAGGGCGTACTGGAGATGTCGCGCCAAATGGGCTTCCTTACCGGCTACGAGACGAAGCAAATGGAGCAGGCGCACGTGGATGCGGTGATGATATTGGGCGAGATCTTTCGCTACGACGGTGATTTCGATTTCGGCAGACAGAATACCACGGAAAGATTGGCCGCCCTGGTGCCCACAATGGTGGCGCATCGATTGTGTCCGCCGCCCGAGGAGATTTACTCCATTCATCGCAAGCTATCGGGCATTTTCCTGCTGTGCGCGCGTCTGAACGTGCGCATGAATTGCGTGCCCTTCTACAAGGACATCGTGCTGGGGAAGTTCAAGGACTAG
- the LOC117147852 gene encoding uncharacterized protein LOC117147852: protein MKTFLKTQTMKRKIEVLRHDCVSDIDGSVSDGSEELEEQSPERIEEIAWPQMKREIGAMNRTLDEIQAQLANDFHERDGGRPDWEEEHEAAAKGLEPEDSRWMIMHGSREAALRDLQWNNLRIRRQLADLVRCSELGRARITALDRVFQRQTKELIACRQDHERVLSFHLTKQLEAGKCLQRYRYARDLYASWRELFKMGRHLKEAYKKILERTQSRLEYAEVKRQALVEMTVAHEMCLGTTRSLLGRVRDLELGLAPLGFSRPSVMSRKIASLGASGAGHADSNRAEEHPGRPVWVKAKAWQRRSYRTVKFSRGELLELPVVVPPEAKTWYGKMLHMLHNPPKIY from the coding sequence ATGAAGACATTTCTGAAGACCCAAACCATGAAGAGGAAGATCGAAGTGTTACGCCATGATTGCGTCTCGGACATCGACGGATCCGTATCCGATGGGAGCGAGGAGTTGGAGGAGCAGTCGCCGGAGCGAATCGAGGAGATTGCCTGGCCGCAAATGAAGCGTGAGATTGGCGCCATGAATCGAACGCTGGACGAGATACAGGCCCAGTTGGCCAACGACTTCCACGAGCGCGACGGCGGCAGGCCGGATTGGGAGGAGGAGCATGAGGCGGCGGCCAAGGGCCTGGAACCGGAGGACTCGCGCTGGATGATCATGCACGGTAGCCGGGAGGCGGCCCTGCGGGATCTGCAATGGAATAACCTGCGCATTCGCAGGCAGCTGGCGGATCTGGTTCGCTGCTCGGAGCTGGGCAGAGCACGCATCACGGCACTGGATCGTGTGTTCCAACGGCAAACGAAGGAGCTGATCGCGTGTCGGCAGGATCACGAGCGCGTCCTCTCCTTCCACCTGACCAAGCAACTGGAGGCGGGCAAGTGCCTGCAGCGCTATCGCTACGCCCGCGACCTGTACGCCAGCTGGCGCGAGCTCTTCAAGATGGGTCGCCACCTGAAGGAGGCCTACAAGAAGATACTGGAGCGCACGCAGTCCCGCTTGGAGTACGCGGAGGTCAAGCGGCAGGCACTCGTCGAGATGACAGTGGCCCACGAGATGTGCCTGGGCACCACGCGAAGTCTGCTGGGCCGCGTCCGGGATCTGGAGCTCGGCCTGGCACCGCTGGGCTTCTCCAGGCCATCGGTTATGTCGAGGAAGATCGCCAGCCTCGGTGCTTCTGGCGCCGGGCACGCCGATAGCAATCGCGCCGAGGAGCATCCCGGCAGACCCGTCTGGGTGAAGGCCAAGGCCTGGCAGCGTCGTTCCTACCGGACCGTCAAGTTCTCCCGCGGCGAACTGCTCGAGCTGCCGGTGGTTGTGCCGCCCGAGGCCAAGACCTGGT
- the LOC117147908 gene encoding probable 39S ribosomal protein L49, mitochondrial, whose product MATSAKLMLGSSLCKRLSQLTRQIHMQPALLSSFRSSREVQELDKYPEVEVVANPPEWRFVERLLPAETVPQPVEKPKYPSGWRPQKEDGSELGYHVARTKNHMMPVYLHTRFRGQRRITVVRRVQGDIWSLEKDLRAVVEQSRNGKLCATRINELSGQIHFHGDHVDVLRDYLKEKGF is encoded by the exons atggcaacaaGCGCCAAACTGATGCTGGGCAGCAGTCTCTGCAAAAGGCTAAGCCAG CTTACCAGGCAAATACACATGCAACCAGCACTTTTGTCCAGTTTTCGTTCATCCCGCGAAGTTCAGGAGCTCGACAAGTATCCTGAAGTAGAGGTGGTGGCCAATCCGCCCGAGTGGCGTTTTGTGGAGCGTTTGCTGCCAGCGGAAACAGTACCACAGCCGGTGGAGAAGCCAAAATATCCATCCGGTTGGCGGCCACAAAAGGAGGATGGCTCGGAACTGGGTTACCATGTGGCCAGGACGAAGAATCACATGATGCCCGTGTATCTGCACACCAGGTTCCGTGGCCAGCGCAGGATCACGGTGGTGCGACGCGTCCAAGGAGACATCTGGTCGCTGGAGAAGGATCTGCGAGCGGTGGTGGAGCAGTCGCGAAACGGCAAGCTCTGCGCCACGAGAATCAACGAGCTGAGCGGTCAGATACACTTCCATGGCGACCACGTGGACGTCCTGCGCGACTATCTCAAGGAGAAGGGCTTCTGA
- the LOC117147678 gene encoding uncharacterized protein LOC117147678, with protein MCWVAMARKDDPVFNVRFVQFVENQPCLWNYTHPGYSKKEEVQRAWQQVANDIKDTVRNCRERWRTIRSSFLRSLKLARTQTGRGKRKYYLSKYMQFLVPFTKSRSCHKQLPGMVLRKPGQAATIQQEDEVVAEEEEEPEQPEPNEMPLDVQMSEEEQLRNQEQDREPPTACLPLRLQTIKVEQDSSNANQQLVGMGNQQLEGMGSQQSLVSVPAASLGNHLSWSDLTQWVNGHVSGHHKLTTPTPTPPPPPPQPTTCAYTGGPGGGGSPPDADYSFLISLHPYIKEMNGKQNRKFRQKVVGLIDDILDNKDV; from the exons ATGTGTTGGGTCGCAATGGCGCGCAAGGACGATCCCGTTTTCAATGTGCGGTTCGTGCAGTTCGTGGAGAATCAGCCGTGTCTGTGGAACTACACGCATCCGGGCTACAGCAAGAAGGAGGAGGTGCAGAGGGCGTGGCAGCAGGTGGCCAACGATATCAAGGACACGG TTCGCAACTGTCGCGAGAGATGGCGCACCATAAGGAGCAGCTTCCTGCGCTCTCTGAAGCTGGCACGCACCCAAACTGGACGCGGCAAGCGCAAGTACTACCTATCGAAGTATATGCAGTTCCTCGTTCCCTTCACCAAGTCGCGATCCTGCCACAAGCAACTGCCGGGCATGGTGCTCCGCAAACCCGGCCAAGCTGCCACCATTCAGCAGGAGGATGAGGtggtggcggaggaggaggaggagccggagcagccggagcccaATGAGATGCCGCTGGACGTGCAGATGTCCGAGGAGGAGCAACTTCGTAATCAGGAGCAGGATCGGGAGCCACCCACCGCCTGCTTGCCGCTCCGCCTGCAGACCATCAAAGTGGAGCAGGACTCGTCGAATGCGAACCAGCAGCTAGTGGGGATGGGGAACCAGCAGCTGGAGGGGATGGGAAGCCAGCAGTCGCTGGTCTCGGTGCCCGCCGCCTCGCTGGGCAACCACCTGAGCTGGTCGGATCTGACGCAGTGGGTTAATGGCCATGTCAGCGGTCACCACAAGttaacaacaccaacaccaacaccaccaccaccgccgccgcagccgaCTACGTGTGCTTACACCGGCGGACCAGGAGGAGGTGGCTCGCCACCGGATGCCGACTACTCCTTTCTGATCAGCCTGCATCCGTACATCAAGGAGATGAACGGCAAGCAAAATCGAAAGTTTCGACAGAAGGTCGTCGGGCTCATCGACGATATTCTGGATAACAAGGATGTCTAA
- the LOC117147677 gene encoding FAD synthase isoform X2: MNECRKNITNITANNSILCATSISKKHLFLDKRSMSDRSEDSKDVATGQAITNPMEPTAEDRLAIEKRQNKAFAFFTETLQIYGVEELIFCFNGGKDCTVLLDLLMRYLRQENISSGDIPMLYIKSGDSFPEIDEFVERCVRNYRVQLVQYEGTLKEALTHMSADMPRIRAVFVGSRNTDPYCQHLAPMQPTDNDWPPMMRLNPLLEWTYHDVWHYIHLNSVPYCSLYDRGYTSIGNRSNTVPNPQLRRTDAECVCGANSDAVCSCVSGGYRPAWELQDATMERAGRLPRK; the protein is encoded by the exons ATGAACGAATGCCGGAAGAACATCACAAACATCACAGCGAACAACAGCATTCTATGCGCAACGAGCATTAGCAAAAAGCATTTGTTTCTGGACAAGCGGAGCATGTCGGATCGTTCGGAGGACTCCAAGGATGTGGCAACGGGTCAGGCCATAACAAATCCAATGGAACCAACCGCCGAGGATCGACTGGCCATTGAGAAGCGCCAGAATAAGGCGTTCGCCTTCTTCACCGAAACCCTGCAAATCTACGGCGTGGAGGAGTTAATCTTCTGTTTCAACGGCGGCAAGGATTGCACCGTGCTGCTCGATCTCCTCATGCGTTACCTGCGCCAGGAGAACATCTCCAGCGGCGACATTCCCATGCTGTACATCAAATCCGGCGATTCCTTTCCGGAAATCGACGAGTTCGTCGAGCGCTGCGTGCGCAACTACCGCGTCCAGCTGGTCCAGTACGAGGGTACGCTCAAGGAGGCGCTCACCCACATGTCGGCGGACATGCCGCGGATCAGGGCCGTCTTCGTGGGCAGCCGCAACACGGATCCCTACTGCCAGCATCTGGCGCCCATGCAG CCCACGGACAACGACTGGCCGCCGATGATGCGTCTGAATCCGCTGCTGGAGTGGACCTACCACGACGTCTGGCACTACATCCACCTGAACTCGGTGCCCTACTGCAGCCTGTACGATCGGGGCTACACCTCGATCGGCAATCGTTCGAACACAGTGCCCAATCCGCAGCTCCGACGCACCGATGCCGAGTGCGTATGTGGTGCTAACTCCGATGCCGTCTGCTCCTGCGTTTCGGGTGGCTATCGGCCCGCCTGGGAGCTCCAGGATGCCACCATGGAGCGCGCTGGTCGCCTGCCCAGGAAGTAG
- the LOC117147677 gene encoding FAD synthase isoform X1, translating into MSYWRVTSSFLLARARRRLPRTLRPLSTMNECRKNITNITANNSILCATSISKKHLFLDKRSMSDRSEDSKDVATGQAITNPMEPTAEDRLAIEKRQNKAFAFFTETLQIYGVEELIFCFNGGKDCTVLLDLLMRYLRQENISSGDIPMLYIKSGDSFPEIDEFVERCVRNYRVQLVQYEGTLKEALTHMSADMPRIRAVFVGSRNTDPYCQHLAPMQPTDNDWPPMMRLNPLLEWTYHDVWHYIHLNSVPYCSLYDRGYTSIGNRSNTVPNPQLRRTDAECVCGANSDAVCSCVSGGYRPAWELQDATMERAGRLPRK; encoded by the exons ATGAGCTATTGG CGTGTGACGTCATCGTTTTTGCTAGCCAGGGCACGGCGACGCCTCCCACGAACACTACGCCCACTGAGCACCATGAACGAATGCCGGAAGAACATCACAAACATCACAGCGAACAACAGCATTCTATGCGCAACGAGCATTAGCAAAAAGCATTTGTTTCTGGACAAGCGGAGCATGTCGGATCGTTCGGAGGACTCCAAGGATGTGGCAACGGGTCAGGCCATAACAAATCCAATGGAACCAACCGCCGAGGATCGACTGGCCATTGAGAAGCGCCAGAATAAGGCGTTCGCCTTCTTCACCGAAACCCTGCAAATCTACGGCGTGGAGGAGTTAATCTTCTGTTTCAACGGCGGCAAGGATTGCACCGTGCTGCTCGATCTCCTCATGCGTTACCTGCGCCAGGAGAACATCTCCAGCGGCGACATTCCCATGCTGTACATCAAATCCGGCGATTCCTTTCCGGAAATCGACGAGTTCGTCGAGCGCTGCGTGCGCAACTACCGCGTCCAGCTGGTCCAGTACGAGGGTACGCTCAAGGAGGCGCTCACCCACATGTCGGCGGACATGCCGCGGATCAGGGCCGTCTTCGTGGGCAGCCGCAACACGGATCCCTACTGCCAGCATCTGGCGCCCATGCAG CCCACGGACAACGACTGGCCGCCGATGATGCGTCTGAATCCGCTGCTGGAGTGGACCTACCACGACGTCTGGCACTACATCCACCTGAACTCGGTGCCCTACTGCAGCCTGTACGATCGGGGCTACACCTCGATCGGCAATCGTTCGAACACAGTGCCCAATCCGCAGCTCCGACGCACCGATGCCGAGTGCGTATGTGGTGCTAACTCCGATGCCGTCTGCTCCTGCGTTTCGGGTGGCTATCGGCCCGCCTGGGAGCTCCAGGATGCCACCATGGAGCGCGCTGGTCGCCTGCCCAGGAAGTAG